In Macadamia integrifolia cultivar HAES 741 chromosome 1, SCU_Mint_v3, whole genome shotgun sequence, a single window of DNA contains:
- the LOC122090716 gene encoding uncharacterized protein LOC122090716 encodes MAIDERAGAEIVRGKEACERFSAELMKELGFPSGVLPTGELVECGRVRATGFVWWKCKAAYEHFNVATNTKNSYAAETTAYVEKGRMKKMTGCKAKQMMVWVPIAEMYIEGNKISFKSSMGVGKSFPIISFMNEEEKKAHLQ; translated from the coding sequence ATGGCTATTGATGAGAGAGCAGGGGCTGAAATTGTAAGAGGAAAGGAAGCTTGTGAGCGATTTTCAGCGGAGCTGATGAAAGAGCTGGGATTTCCTAGTGGTGTCCTTCCCACTGGAGAGCTGGTCGAATGCGGGAGGGTGAGAGCCACGGGTTTCGTGTGGTGGAAATGCAAGGCTGCCTATGAGCATTTTAATGTGGCGACCAACACCAAGAACAGCTATGCCGCTGAGACCACGGCATATGTGGAGAAGgggaggatgaagaagatgacggGTTGCAAGGCTAAGCAGATGATGGTGTGGGTTCCCATAGCAGAAATGTACATTGAGGGCAACAAGATCTCCTTCAAGTCATCCATGGGAGTCGGCAAGTCCTTCCCCATCATatcttttatgaatgaagaagaaaagaaggctCATCTCCAGTAA